From the genome of Synchiropus splendidus isolate RoL2022-P1 chromosome 17, RoL_Sspl_1.0, whole genome shotgun sequence, one region includes:
- the cwc15 gene encoding protein CWC15 homolog, whose translation MTTAARPTFEPARGGRGKGEGDLSALSKQYSSRDLPGHTKIKYRQPTQDAPEEVRARDFRRELEERERVAAREKTRERGPREHTTSSSSSSSSSKRPRLDQIPAANLDADDPLTDDDDDEDSDDDSDDDNTAALVAELEKIRKERAEEQERKDREQKAEEERIRMENILSGNPLINLAGQQQLQQQQQQQQGAQAQNTFRVKRRWDDDVVFKNCAKGMDKAGKEKRFVNDTLRSEFHKKFMEKYVK comes from the exons ATGACCACTGCTGCCCGACCCACGTTTGAACCAGCCAGAGGAGGCCGGGGTAAAGGAGAAGGAGACCTCAGCGCCCTCTCCAAGCAGTACTCCAGCCGAGACCTTCCCGGACACACCAAGATCAAGTACAG GCAGCCGACCCAGGATGCCCCCGAGGAGGTTCGCGCTCGGGACTTCCGCAGAGAACTGGAGGAGAGGGAGCGTGTCGCCGCACGAGAGAAGACCAGAGAGAGGGGACCAAGAG AACACACCACCTCGTCctcgtcttcttcttcatcatcaaagaggcccagactggACCAGATTCCTGCAGCCAACCTGGATGCTGACGACCCACTTACCGAC GACGACGACGATGAGGATTCTGATGATGACAGCGACGACGACAACACCGCCGCCCTGGTGGCTGAGCTGGAGAAAATCAGGAAGGAGCGTGCCGAGGAGCAAGAGCGCAAA GACCGAGAGCAGAAGGCTGAGGAGGAACGGATCCGGATGGAGAACATTCTGAGTGGAAACCCATTGATCAATCTGGctggacagcagcagctgcagcagcagcagcagcaacaacaaggcGCACAGGCCCAGAACACTTTCCGGGTCAAGAGAAG GTGGGACGACGACGTGGTCTTCAAAAACTGCGCCAAAGGCATGGACAAGGCCGGGAAGGAGAAGCGCTTTGTCAACGACACGCTGCGCTCAGAATTCCACAAGAAATTCATGGAGAAATATGTGAAGTGA